A region from the bacterium genome encodes:
- a CDS encoding DUF3307 domain-containing protein, with the protein MNLSLVFAVLLLSGHLVGEFLVQTTRVAEGKRRPKALSIHAVGLYASHWLLLYPFWSAKLALGLSVLTLIHLLVDFLRAHRPPTLGLFFADQVLHLVFLRLFWMWYVPDAGPLLRAGFTPGGAATFTKIALLAGVVGLNLRGGDTIVRLLLARFSSIRDKLQDAAEDMARTGTLIGMLERLLLLVMVLLSQWGAVGFILTAKSVARFDRLKKQGFSDYYMIGTLASLLVAVLSGLAAHYVLAYLS; encoded by the coding sequence ATGAATCTCTCCCTGGTCTTCGCCGTGCTGCTGCTCTCCGGCCACCTCGTCGGCGAGTTTCTGGTGCAGACCACGCGGGTCGCCGAGGGCAAGCGCCGGCCGAAGGCGCTGTCGATCCACGCGGTCGGCCTGTACGCGTCCCACTGGCTCCTGCTCTATCCCTTCTGGAGCGCGAAGCTGGCGCTGGGTCTGTCCGTTCTCACCCTGATCCACCTGCTGGTCGATTTCCTCAGGGCGCACCGGCCGCCGACCCTCGGGCTGTTCTTCGCGGACCAGGTGCTGCACCTGGTCTTTCTCAGGCTGTTCTGGATGTGGTATGTCCCCGACGCCGGTCCGCTCCTGCGCGCCGGTTTCACCCCCGGCGGGGCTGCGACCTTCACGAAGATCGCCCTGCTGGCCGGGGTGGTCGGACTGAACCTGCGCGGCGGCGACACGATCGTCCGGTTGCTGCTCGCGCGTTTCTCGTCGATCAGGGACAAACTGCAGGACGCCGCCGAGGACATGGCGCGCACGGGCACCCTGATCGGCATGCTCGAGCGCCTGCTCCTGCTCGTGATGGTGCTGCTGTCCCAGTGGGGGGCCGTCGGTTTCATCCTGACGGCCAAGTCGGTCGCGCGCTTCGACAGGCTCAAGAAGCAGGGGTTCTCCGACTACTACATGATCGGCACGCTGGCCAGCCTGCTGGTAGCCGTGCTCTCGGGACTGGCGGCGCATTACGTGCTGGCCTATCTGTCGTGA
- a CDS encoding polysaccharide biosynthesis C-terminal domain-containing protein, producing the protein MTQRDRTAGTGVGDAILKYAPSRFVEPLLGFLAIPVLTRALGASTYGDLSVVLLTAGLLRTLGFDWINNCALRFRTPMGDELDRFYSNQLVGLIAASCVTALLVAGGGDLLPERVRTAVGALLVWTLVDAVVSAFAYSGEMVLRAEHRPVAFTVSRTLQGVSRHVLGVGGLLLVSRDIPTYFMFRIGGLALVALWSWTLLGAWRHVRWKGVSVDVLGRYLVFGAPLAVALLATSLRVAGNRYVVMSLTGSESTGLFSAAVNIGGAPLVIFQQIVMLGLYPLAIDAWEAGEDYRPIVRDGLRWFMLGGLPALTGLALLARPVLAVVAGPEYAAAWPALSLVAGGMFLYGLSQYFSLKFIVAKRTAVMAAVGLSAAAVNIGLSLYLVPRHGYLSAAYSTLVANAVMLAASMIWGIRPERVVLPLRTAWRSVLAAAAMAFVLGGLMRVLTIDDAPRLALAVLIGAGTYFLVIWRTGEIDVELREAGRWSA; encoded by the coding sequence ATGACCCAGAGGGACCGGACAGCGGGAACCGGCGTGGGCGACGCGATCCTCAAGTACGCGCCGTCGCGCTTCGTGGAGCCGCTGCTCGGTTTCCTGGCCATCCCCGTGCTCACGCGCGCCCTGGGCGCGTCCACCTACGGCGACCTCTCGGTGGTGCTGCTGACCGCCGGCCTGCTGCGCACGCTCGGCTTCGACTGGATCAACAACTGCGCCTTGCGCTTCCGCACTCCCATGGGGGACGAGCTCGACCGCTTCTACAGCAACCAGCTCGTCGGCCTGATCGCCGCCTCGTGCGTGACCGCGCTGCTGGTGGCCGGCGGCGGCGACCTGCTGCCGGAGAGGGTGCGGACGGCCGTCGGCGCGCTGCTGGTCTGGACGCTGGTCGACGCCGTCGTCTCGGCCTTCGCCTACAGCGGCGAGATGGTGCTGCGGGCCGAACACCGTCCGGTGGCCTTCACGGTGTCGCGCACCCTGCAGGGCGTGTCGCGCCACGTGCTCGGCGTGGGCGGCCTGCTGCTGGTCTCCCGCGACATACCCACCTACTTCATGTTCCGCATCGGCGGCCTCGCGCTGGTGGCGCTTTGGTCGTGGACCCTGCTCGGCGCCTGGCGGCACGTGCGCTGGAAGGGGGTCTCGGTCGATGTCCTCGGGCGGTATCTGGTCTTCGGCGCCCCCCTGGCGGTGGCCCTGCTCGCCACGTCCCTGCGCGTGGCCGGCAACCGCTACGTGGTGATGTCGCTCACCGGTTCCGAGTCGACGGGACTCTTCTCGGCCGCCGTGAATATCGGCGGCGCGCCGCTCGTGATCTTCCAGCAGATCGTCATGCTCGGCCTTTATCCGCTGGCGATCGATGCCTGGGAGGCCGGAGAGGACTATCGGCCGATCGTGCGTGACGGGCTGCGCTGGTTCATGCTGGGCGGGCTGCCGGCCCTGACCGGTCTGGCTCTGCTGGCCAGGCCGGTGCTGGCGGTCGTCGCCGGCCCGGAATACGCGGCGGCCTGGCCGGCGTTGTCGCTCGTCGCGGGCGGCATGTTCCTGTATGGGTTGAGCCAGTATTTCTCGTTGAAGTTCATCGTCGCCAAGCGGACCGCGGTCATGGCGGCGGTCGGATTGTCCGCTGCCGCGGTCAATATCGGTCTGTCTCTGTATCTCGTGCCGAGGCACGGCTACCTGTCGGCCGCGTATTCGACGCTCGTCGCCAACGCCGTGATGCTGGCCGCATCGATGATCTGGGGCATCCGCCCGGAGCGCGTCGTGCTCCCCTTGCGCACGGCCTGGCGCTCCGTGCTGGCTGCGGCGGCGATGGCCTTCGTCCTGGGAGGGTTGATGAGGGTCCTGACGATCGACGACGCACCGCGCCTGGCGCTGGCCGTGCTCATCGGCGCGGGAACCTACTTCCTCGTGATCTGGCGGACCGGTGAAATAGACGTCGAACTGCGCGAGGCCGGGAGGTGGTCGGCGTGA
- a CDS encoding SatD family protein — translation MSMLADNGRFYLAVYGDIKHSRLIDDRDLAQRAFLGVIDAVNADFRRDLAVPFSIAKGDEFQGLLAAPEYALAIIDAFDSRSDHFTFRYGLGWGTIETAFRSRTTEMDGTCFHNAYGALVRGKKEDRWATCSGAPDAHERVINGMLGLIQVIRDGWTARQRTAVTERRRMPTLTATSEGMGIDKSTLSKMLKAANYSQLLAAEEAMKILLRDYLVRPTGGDGT, via the coding sequence ATGAGCATGTTGGCTGATAATGGTCGATTTTATCTGGCGGTCTACGGGGACATCAAGCATTCGCGCTTGATCGACGACCGGGATCTGGCCCAGCGCGCCTTTCTGGGTGTCATCGACGCGGTCAACGCGGATTTCCGCCGGGATCTCGCCGTGCCCTTCTCCATCGCGAAGGGGGATGAGTTCCAGGGACTGCTGGCCGCGCCGGAGTACGCGCTGGCGATCATCGATGCCTTCGATTCCCGGTCCGACCATTTCACTTTCCGCTACGGATTGGGCTGGGGCACGATCGAGACCGCCTTCAGGTCCAGGACCACGGAGATGGACGGGACCTGCTTCCACAACGCCTACGGCGCCCTGGTGCGCGGCAAGAAGGAAGACCGCTGGGCGACATGTTCGGGTGCTCCCGACGCGCACGAGCGCGTCATCAACGGAATGCTCGGTTTGATCCAGGTGATCAGGGACGGGTGGACCGCGCGACAGAGGACGGCCGTCACCGAGCGCCGCCGCATGCCCACCCTTACCGCGACTTCCGAGGGGATGGGCATCGACAAATCGACCCTGAGCAAGATGCTGAAGGCCGCGAATTATTCGCAGCTGCTGGCAGCGGAGGAGGCGATGAAGATACTCCTGCGCGACTATCTCGTCCGACCGACGGGAGGCGACGGGACATGA
- a CDS encoding sodium:proton antiporter: MSLFDVIAVLLTLAAIFGYLNSRFLKLESSVGLLVISLVSSLGVMLLSALAPDLELVTIIRGYVGNLDLNEALMHGMLGFLLFAGALHADLDYFVQKRWTISLLATVGLLISTVLVAVMSKLVFGLLGLQASWLACLVFGALISPTDPIAVMGTLKTLHAPPSLEAKIAGESLFNDGVAVVVFTGLVALLQTRIGQAGAGHGGSMGPADLAWFFLREAGGGALLGLAAGWLAYRMMLTIDDYKVEVLVTLALVMGSYSLAWALHISGPIAVVTAGLLIGNRGRAFAMSDEVADYLEKFWELLDEMLNAVLFLLIGVEVLVMAFHRASALAGLISIFVVLLARLISVSIPITLLRWRTEFSQGVVRILTWAGLRGGISVALALSLPPIAEKPLLLTCTYMVVLFSILVQGMTIKKVLRRYI; this comes from the coding sequence ATGAGCCTGTTCGACGTCATCGCCGTGTTGCTGACCCTAGCCGCCATTTTCGGCTATCTCAACAGCCGCTTCCTGAAACTGGAGTCGTCGGTGGGGCTGCTGGTGATCAGCCTGGTCAGCTCGCTGGGTGTGATGCTGCTCTCGGCGCTGGCTCCCGACCTCGAGCTGGTGACCATCATCCGCGGCTACGTGGGCAACCTAGACCTCAACGAGGCCCTGATGCACGGCATGCTCGGTTTCCTGCTCTTCGCGGGCGCCCTGCACGCCGACCTGGACTACTTCGTGCAGAAGCGCTGGACGATCTCCCTGCTGGCCACGGTGGGCCTGCTGATCAGCACGGTCCTGGTGGCGGTGATGAGCAAGCTGGTCTTCGGTCTGCTGGGGCTGCAGGCGTCGTGGCTGGCCTGCCTGGTCTTCGGGGCGCTCATCTCGCCGACCGATCCCATCGCGGTGATGGGCACGCTCAAGACCCTGCACGCGCCCCCCTCGCTCGAGGCCAAGATCGCCGGCGAGTCCCTCTTCAACGACGGCGTGGCGGTGGTGGTCTTCACCGGCCTGGTGGCCCTGCTGCAGACCAGGATCGGCCAGGCCGGCGCCGGCCACGGCGGGTCCATGGGACCGGCGGACCTGGCCTGGTTCTTCCTGCGCGAGGCCGGCGGCGGCGCCCTGCTGGGCCTGGCCGCGGGCTGGCTCGCCTACCGCATGATGCTGACGATCGACGACTACAAGGTGGAGGTGCTGGTGACCCTGGCCCTGGTGATGGGCAGCTACAGCCTGGCCTGGGCGCTGCACATCTCCGGCCCCATCGCGGTGGTCACGGCCGGGCTGCTGATCGGCAACCGCGGCCGCGCCTTCGCCATGAGCGACGAGGTCGCGGATTATCTCGAAAAGTTCTGGGAGCTGCTGGACGAGATGCTCAACGCCGTGCTCTTCCTGCTGATCGGCGTCGAGGTGCTGGTGATGGCCTTCCACCGCGCGAGCGCCCTGGCCGGCCTGATCTCCATCTTCGTGGTGCTGTTGGCCCGGCTGATCAGCGTCAGCATACCCATCACGCTGCTGCGCTGGCGGACCGAGTTCTCCCAGGGCGTGGTGCGCATCCTGACCTGGGCGGGCCTGCGCGGCGGCATCTCGGTGGCGCTGGCCCTGTCGCTGCCCCCCATCGCGGAGAAGCCCCTGCTGTTGACCTGCACCTACATGGTGGTGCTGTTCTCGATCCTGGTGCAGGGGATGACCATCAAGAAGGTGTTGCGGCGGTATATCTGA
- a CDS encoding protein-L-isoaspartate(D-aspartate) O-methyltransferase translates to MRVRRSVRLPLVLMIGLSGLFGCGSAASEDPAAARARMMREVDADVARSPEVLGRSHLSAEVRDAMLKVPRHEFVPSEMRRWAHDNRPLPIGSGQTISQPTVVAMMSDLIAAGPGDTVLEVGTGSGYQAAVLSEFCAHVHTIEIVPELARSARKRLAALGYDNVTVYEGDGYLGVPEHAPYAGIIVTAAPDHLPPALVEQLAPGRRLVIPVGRQGWVQELTVVEKSGDGRVTRREVLPVRFVPLTREDE, encoded by the coding sequence ATGCGTGTACGCCGTTCCGTCCGCCTCCCTCTCGTCCTGATGATCGGCCTGAGCGGTCTGTTCGGCTGCGGCTCCGCCGCGAGCGAGGATCCCGCCGCCGCCCGCGCGCGCATGATGCGCGAGGTCGACGCCGACGTGGCGCGCAGTCCAGAGGTGCTCGGCCGTTCGCATCTCTCCGCCGAGGTCCGGGACGCCATGCTCAAGGTGCCGCGCCACGAGTTCGTGCCGTCCGAGATGCGCCGCTGGGCCCACGACAACCGCCCGCTGCCCATCGGCAGCGGCCAGACCATCAGCCAGCCCACCGTCGTGGCCATGATGAGCGACCTGATCGCCGCCGGACCCGGCGACACGGTGCTCGAGGTAGGCACCGGCAGCGGCTACCAGGCGGCGGTGCTGTCGGAGTTCTGCGCCCACGTGCACACCATCGAGATCGTGCCCGAGCTGGCCCGTTCCGCGCGCAAGCGGCTCGCCGCCCTCGGCTACGACAACGTGACCGTCTACGAGGGGGACGGATACCTCGGCGTGCCGGAGCACGCGCCCTACGCCGGCATCATCGTCACCGCCGCGCCGGACCACCTGCCGCCGGCCCTGGTCGAGCAGCTCGCGCCCGGCAGGCGCCTGGTGATCCCCGTCGGCCGGCAGGGCTGGGTGCAGGAGCTGACCGTGGTGGAGAAGTCCGGCGACGGCCGGGTGACCCGCCGCGAGGTGCTGCCGGTGCGGTTCGTGCCCTTGACGCGCGAGGATGAATAA
- a CDS encoding glycosyltransferase, whose product MRIRREAASLASRHEVCVVDHVRGGGGSRRLDGFTVRSVPLVAHRLPSSPFFWPVMYLEFLLRATTAAIAAGADAYHGHEVVGALPAWIAARLRRADFVYDAHELELDRTGPVTRSWIGALHRSFVLWLLRRADRVICASEARSAVMVERYGLKTRPLSIMNVTPRDGLPEGPTAVWPAGPPPQAARLLVYQGVLTRGRGLANMVGALKHLPEDIVLVVVGDGAAGDDMRARAQADGTAGRLWMVGKVPAAQVVSYMRLAHAGIVIYRDTNLNNHHCSPNKLYDYCAAGVPIVGSDQPEIRSLVERFDVGALFDPEDPRSLARAVLEVVGDEEIRSRMARNAERVRSEINWEGQGERLLSLYAGLASERTQRR is encoded by the coding sequence ATGAGGATCAGGCGCGAGGCGGCTTCTCTGGCCTCGCGCCACGAGGTGTGCGTCGTCGATCACGTGCGCGGCGGCGGCGGCAGTCGCCGCCTGGACGGCTTCACGGTGCGCAGCGTGCCGCTGGTGGCGCACAGGCTGCCTTCGTCGCCTTTCTTCTGGCCCGTGATGTACCTGGAGTTCCTGCTGCGCGCGACGACGGCGGCCATCGCCGCCGGGGCGGATGCCTACCACGGTCATGAGGTGGTGGGCGCTCTTCCCGCCTGGATCGCGGCCAGGCTGCGACGCGCGGATTTCGTCTATGATGCCCACGAACTGGAGCTCGATCGGACGGGACCTGTCACCAGGTCGTGGATCGGCGCACTGCATCGCAGCTTCGTGCTGTGGCTCCTGCGCCGCGCGGACCGGGTGATCTGCGCCAGCGAGGCGAGGTCGGCGGTCATGGTCGAGCGATACGGCCTGAAGACGCGCCCGCTGTCGATCATGAACGTCACACCGCGCGATGGACTGCCGGAGGGCCCCACCGCCGTCTGGCCGGCCGGTCCGCCGCCTCAAGCCGCGCGCCTGCTGGTCTACCAGGGGGTGCTCACGCGCGGGCGGGGGCTGGCAAACATGGTGGGCGCCCTGAAGCATCTGCCCGAGGACATCGTACTGGTGGTCGTGGGCGACGGGGCTGCCGGGGACGACATGCGTGCGCGCGCGCAGGCCGACGGCACGGCCGGCCGCCTGTGGATGGTCGGCAAGGTGCCCGCCGCGCAGGTCGTCTCCTACATGCGGCTCGCGCACGCGGGCATCGTCATTTACCGCGACACGAACCTGAACAACCATCATTGCTCGCCCAACAAGCTGTACGACTACTGCGCGGCCGGCGTGCCGATCGTCGGCAGCGACCAGCCGGAGATCCGAAGCCTGGTGGAGCGGTTCGATGTCGGCGCGCTGTTCGACCCGGAAGACCCGCGGTCCCTGGCGCGGGCCGTCCTCGAGGTGGTCGGAGACGAGGAGATCCGCTCGAGGATGGCGCGCAATGCCGAGCGGGTGCGGTCCGAGATCAACTGGGAAGGCCAGGGCGAAAGGCTCCTGTCCCTGTATGCCGGACTTGCCAGCGAACGGACCCAGAGGCGATGA
- a CDS encoding polysaccharide biosynthesis protein, whose translation MAADLRKTLRALTPDDKGPLSQLVRRHRLLFFVLFFGAIAALSVTVSFLARFEWSWLKRVPHWPEWWRTMLVVAVPVRLVVFYAFGLHRVSWRFAGLRDMAPLVYATLVGSAIDAVALMWSHQGAFPRSVLIVDTVVCLALTGIGRYAYRILDFLSRQVSPGPQTRVVIVGAGSAANLVLEAMMTPRLNAYKPVALVDDDPLKHGITIHGVPVTCPIDRIGEVARKHRAEAIILALPSAATSQLYRILKLSRGTGLPLKTTPDIWQILQSSEAVTRIQDFSLDDLLTRRVVRTDVPEIRALVKGAAVLVTGAAGSIGSELCRQIIDQGAARLLCLDRDENGLFRLEQELRSRCPGADMAFFLGDIKDEPRMEALFSRYGPALVFHAAAYKHVPILQFHPTEAIRNNVGGTRNMARLAQRYGVDRFVMISTDKAVRPTSIMGATKQVAERVIRVQGELEPDGTRFSTIRFGNVLGSAGSVVELFLKQIRQGGPVTVTDKRMTRYFMTIAEAVHLVLYAAGLGDGDEVFILDMGEPVKIDNLARQMIQLAGLTPEVDVPIVYTGLRPGEKLYEELWTPDEEPQPTRHPGIRVARSRRDTAGAAEVVDALLAAAEAGNMRECWPHLLRLAPDFQGDVRERAAPSAAVRETED comes from the coding sequence ATGGCCGCTGACCTCCGCAAGACCCTGCGCGCCCTGACACCGGACGACAAGGGGCCGCTCTCCCAGCTGGTGCGCCGCCATCGCCTGCTCTTCTTCGTGCTCTTCTTCGGCGCGATCGCGGCGCTGTCGGTGACGGTCTCGTTCTTGGCCCGCTTCGAGTGGTCTTGGCTCAAGCGCGTGCCCCACTGGCCCGAGTGGTGGCGGACGATGCTCGTGGTCGCGGTGCCGGTGAGGCTGGTGGTGTTCTACGCCTTCGGCCTGCACCGCGTGTCGTGGCGGTTCGCCGGGCTGCGCGACATGGCGCCGCTGGTCTACGCCACGCTGGTGGGCTCGGCTATCGACGCGGTGGCGCTGATGTGGTCGCACCAGGGCGCGTTCCCGCGCTCGGTGCTGATCGTCGATACCGTCGTGTGCCTGGCGCTGACGGGCATCGGCCGCTACGCCTACCGCATCCTCGATTTCCTGTCGCGGCAGGTGAGTCCCGGGCCGCAGACGCGCGTGGTGATCGTGGGCGCCGGCTCGGCCGCGAACCTGGTGCTCGAGGCCATGATGACGCCGCGCCTGAACGCCTACAAGCCCGTCGCCCTGGTGGACGACGATCCGCTCAAGCACGGCATCACCATCCACGGCGTACCCGTCACCTGCCCCATCGACCGCATCGGCGAGGTGGCGCGCAAGCACCGCGCCGAGGCGATCATCCTGGCCCTGCCCTCGGCCGCCACGTCCCAGCTCTACCGCATCCTCAAGCTGAGCCGCGGCACCGGTCTGCCCCTGAAGACGACGCCCGACATCTGGCAGATCCTGCAGAGCAGCGAGGCGGTCACGCGCATCCAGGACTTCAGCCTGGACGACCTGCTCACGCGCCGCGTCGTGCGCACCGACGTGCCCGAGATCCGCGCCCTGGTCAAGGGGGCCGCGGTGCTGGTCACCGGCGCCGCCGGCAGCATAGGCTCGGAGCTGTGCCGCCAGATCATCGACCAGGGGGCCGCGCGGCTGCTCTGCCTGGACAGGGACGAGAACGGACTGTTCCGCCTCGAGCAGGAACTGCGCTCGCGATGTCCCGGCGCGGACATGGCCTTCTTCCTGGGCGACATCAAGGACGAGCCGCGGATGGAGGCGCTCTTCTCGCGCTACGGGCCCGCCCTGGTCTTCCACGCGGCGGCCTACAAGCACGTGCCCATCCTGCAGTTCCATCCCACCGAGGCCATCCGCAACAACGTGGGCGGCACGCGCAACATGGCGCGGCTGGCCCAGCGCTACGGCGTCGACCGCTTCGTGATGATCTCCACCGACAAGGCCGTGCGGCCCACCAGCATCATGGGCGCCACCAAGCAGGTCGCCGAGCGCGTGATCCGCGTCCAGGGCGAGCTGGAGCCCGACGGCACGCGCTTCTCGACGATCCGCTTCGGCAACGTGCTCGGCTCGGCAGGCAGCGTCGTGGAACTGTTCTTGAAGCAGATCCGGCAGGGCGGGCCGGTGACCGTCACCGACAAGCGCATGACCCGCTACTTCATGACCATCGCCGAGGCCGTGCACCTGGTGCTCTACGCCGCGGGCCTGGGCGACGGCGACGAGGTCTTCATCCTGGACATGGGCGAACCGGTGAAGATCGACAACCTGGCGCGGCAGATGATACAGCTCGCCGGGCTCACGCCCGAGGTGGACGTGCCCATCGTCTACACCGGGCTGCGGCCGGGCGAGAAGCTCTACGAGGAACTCTGGACCCCGGACGAGGAGCCCCAGCCCACCCGCCACCCCGGCATCCGCGTGGCGCGCAGCCGGCGCGACACGGCGGGCGCCGCGGAGGTGGTCGACGCGTTGCTGGCCGCCGCCGAGGCGGGGAACATGCGGGAGTGCTGGCCCCACCTGCTCAGGCTGGCGCCGGACTTCCAGGGGGATGTGCGGGAGCGGGCGGCGCCGTCGGCTGCGGTCCGCGAGACGGAAGACTGA
- a CDS encoding O-antigen ligase family protein, with protein MTIAVFLAGLGMAAAGYVLAVRFRWRDLMTMAFLFSVAFFLSRFDQMLTLSVLGRPLLGIHIYLATVALLLALLRGVRGVTRRRGRGSATRLLMVWCLLSLVSGAVHAGAEGLAAAAQILFIAVPPFVVAAQITDLYPRTPEANRRLRLSIALLIGLITPLIMLLTALLPDVIGPAMGWRQQAVSADNGFVRGWSPLGSTIASGGLVIMAYGVLLHEYMTTRRPIFAMLAALNVVAIMFTLARSVLFAFLILHVLYWLLWARRQRLGQMLCVPVAIAAAVFGLAVLKGDYSFDRFLETGDFSLSVRKASAAAALGVSIREPLLGAGPGLLYEEVRTTWLRSDDSGDKRRLMMVGDEMTAMEPHNMYLLIAAEHGWPALLVFVAILAVPIMVSLRARASPRISGQASLNIAIWVSLCLLMLTDSDPLLNAQFAVFFWLFGFLGVHAAETVPARGGPERSREV; from the coding sequence GTGACGATCGCGGTTTTCCTGGCCGGGTTGGGCATGGCGGCGGCCGGCTACGTCCTTGCCGTGCGTTTCCGCTGGCGCGACCTGATGACCATGGCATTCCTGTTCTCCGTGGCGTTTTTCCTCTCGCGCTTCGATCAGATGCTGACGCTCTCCGTGCTGGGCCGTCCCCTGCTGGGCATCCACATCTACCTGGCGACGGTCGCGTTGCTGCTGGCCCTGTTGCGCGGTGTGCGCGGCGTGACGAGGCGTCGGGGCCGCGGCAGCGCCACGCGCCTGCTGATGGTCTGGTGCCTGCTCTCGCTTGTCAGCGGCGCCGTGCACGCCGGAGCCGAAGGCCTGGCGGCGGCAGCCCAGATCCTGTTCATCGCGGTGCCGCCTTTCGTCGTCGCAGCCCAGATCACCGACCTCTACCCCCGCACTCCCGAGGCAAACCGCAGGTTGCGCCTGTCCATCGCGCTGTTGATCGGGCTGATCACGCCGCTGATCATGCTCCTGACGGCCCTGTTGCCCGATGTCATCGGCCCGGCCATGGGCTGGCGACAGCAGGCCGTTTCGGCCGACAATGGTTTCGTGCGCGGCTGGTCGCCCCTGGGGAGCACCATCGCTTCCGGCGGCCTGGTGATCATGGCCTACGGCGTTCTCCTGCACGAGTACATGACGACCAGACGCCCGATATTCGCCATGCTGGCCGCGCTCAACGTCGTCGCCATCATGTTCACGCTCGCGCGCTCGGTGTTGTTCGCCTTCCTGATTCTCCACGTCCTGTACTGGCTGCTCTGGGCCAGACGGCAACGTCTCGGACAGATGCTGTGCGTGCCGGTGGCCATTGCCGCCGCCGTTTTCGGCCTGGCGGTGCTGAAGGGCGACTACAGCTTCGACCGGTTCCTGGAGACCGGGGATTTCTCTCTTTCCGTTCGCAAGGCAAGCGCAGCAGCGGCCCTGGGTGTCAGCATCCGGGAACCGCTGCTCGGCGCGGGGCCGGGGCTGCTCTATGAGGAGGTCCGCACCACGTGGCTGCGCAGCGACGACAGCGGGGACAAGCGGCGCTTGATGATGGTGGGCGACGAGATGACGGCCATGGAGCCGCATAACATGTACCTGTTGATCGCGGCGGAACACGGCTGGCCGGCTCTGCTGGTCTTCGTCGCCATCCTGGCGGTGCCGATAATGGTTTCCCTGCGCGCGCGCGCGTCGCCGCGGATCTCGGGCCAGGCGTCGCTCAATATCGCGATATGGGTGTCCCTTTGCCTGCTGATGCTGACCGACAGCGACCCGCTGCTCAACGCCCAGTTTGCGGTGTTTTTCTGGCTGTTCGGCTTCCTGGGCGTCCACGCCGCCGAGACGGTGCCGGCGCGCGGGGGACCGGAACGGTCGCGGGAGGTGTGA
- a CDS encoding TusE/DsrC/DsvC family sulfur relay protein — MPGRRGAPIPVDEDGFMADPAAWTRELAAALAAADGVTALTADHWRVMDFVRDHWLDRGVAPMIRVLCRETGFSLRDIYALFPGGPAHGACRYAGLPRPDGCV; from the coding sequence ATGCCGGGGCGCCGCGGCGCGCCCATCCCCGTCGACGAGGACGGCTTCATGGCCGATCCCGCCGCCTGGACGCGCGAGCTGGCGGCCGCTCTCGCCGCCGCCGACGGCGTGACGGCGCTGACCGCCGATCACTGGCGGGTGATGGATTTCGTGCGCGATCACTGGCTGGATCGCGGCGTGGCGCCCATGATCCGCGTGCTCTGCCGCGAGACCGGCTTCTCGTTGCGGGACATCTACGCGCTGTTTCCCGGCGGTCCCGCCCACGGCGCCTGCAGGTACGCCGGACTGCCCCGGCCGGACGGGTGCGTGTGA